Proteins encoded within one genomic window of Arachis ipaensis cultivar K30076 chromosome B08, Araip1.1, whole genome shotgun sequence:
- the LOC107612832 gene encoding protein FORGETTER 1, which produces MTQQPSVTHPPLSAPPPIPPPPAHPPSQTSESVRVRCVGCRMILTVAPGLTEFACPSCRMPQMLPPELMPRPHQAARTTPPPPPLHAPLPPPPPLPLLSSQSQPSHVPAHGIDPTKIQLPCASCKAILNVPHGLTRFACPQCGIDLAVDISKVKQFYPSVLPSVPPEEVNELAVEVERDEDEGGMLGETFTDYRPPKVSIGPLHPDPVVETSSLSAVQPPEPTYDPQIKDSLESSKALSCLQIETLIYACQRHLQHLPNGARAGFFIGDGAGIGKGRTIAGLIWENWHHGRRKALWISVGSDLKFDARRDLDDVEATCIDVHALNKLPYSKLDSKSVGVREGVVFLTYNSLIASSEKGRSRLQQLVQWCGPGFDGLVIFDECHKAKNLVPESGSQPTRTGEAVLEIQDRLPDARVVYCSATGASEPRNMGYMVRLGLWGDGTSFSDFREFLGALDRGGVGALELVAMDMKARGMYLCRTLSYKGAEFEVIEAPLEDEMMDMYKKAAEFWAELRVELLTASAFLNDKDKPNSSQLWRLYWASHQRFFRHMCMSAKVPATVRLAKQALSEDKCVVIGLQSTGEARTEEAVTRYGSELDDFVSGPRELLLKFVEENYPLPEKPELLPGEDGVKELQRKRHSATPGVSVKGRVRKVAKWQPPSDVESDEESESESAIDSTDSDDEFQICEICTTEDEKKKLLRCSCCGKLIHSACLVPPIGDIVPEEWSCHLCKEKTDEYLQARQAYILELQKRYDAALERKTNILEIIRSLDLPNNPLDDIIDQLGGPEKVAEVTGRRGMLVRASTGKGVTYQARNTKDVTMEMVNMHERQLFMDGKKLVAIISEAGSAGVSLQADRRAANQKRRVHLTLELPWSADRAIQQFGRTHRSNQASAPEYRLLFTNLGGERRFASIVAKRLESLGALTQGDRRAGPTLSAYNYDSAYGKRALMIMYKGIMDQDSLPVVPQGCSSDKPETIQDFINHAKAALVSVGIVRDTTIANGKELGRLSGRIIDSDMHDVGRFLNRLLGLPPEIQNKLFELFVSILDLLVQNARIEGNLDTGIVDLKANIIELQGTPKTVHVDQMTGASTVLFTFILDRGITWESASTMLNEKQKDGLGSSNDGFYESKREWLGKRHFILAFESSASGMYKIVRPAVGESIREMSLSELKNKYRKISSIEKAQTGWEDEYEVSSKQCMHGPNCKIGTFCTVGRRLQEVNVLGGLILPVWGTVEKALSKQARLSHRRLRVVRIETTGDNQRIVGLLVPNAAVETVLQGLAWVQEIDD; this is translated from the exons ATGACTCAGCAGCCATCGGTCACTCACCCGCCGCTCTCGGCGCCACCGCCGATACCGCCACCACCGGCTCACCCGCCCTCACAGACCTCCGAGAGTGTCCGCGTGCGCTGCGTCGGCTGCCGCATGATCCTGACCGTGGCCCCTGGCCTGACCGAGTTCGCTTGCCCTAGCTGCAGAATGCcgcagatgcttcctccggagCTCATGCCTAGGCCCCACCAGGCGGCGCGAACAACGCCACCGCCGCCCCCTTTGCATGCGCCACTGCCTccgcctcctcctcttcctcttctgtCTTCGCAATCCCAGCCTTCGCACGTTCCCGCTCATGGCATTGATCCCACCAAGATCCAGCTTCCCTGCGCTTCCTGCAAGGCCATCCTCAACGTTCCTCACGGCCTCACACGCTTCGCTTGCCCGCAATGTGGGATTGACCTCGCCGTCGATATTTCCAAGGTCAAGCAGTTCTACCCTTCTGTGCTGCCGTCGGTTCCTCCAGAAGAAGTCAACGAG CTAGCTGTTGAGGTGGAGCGGGACGAGGATGAAGGAGGGATGCTTGGAGAAACATTTACAGATTAT CGACCTCCAAAAGTATCCATTGGGCCTCTGCACCCAGATCCTGTTGTGGAGACATCTTCCTTGTCTGCAGTGCAGCCACCTGAGCCAACTTATGATCCTCAAATAAAAGATAGTTTGGAAAGTTCAAAGGCTTTGTCATGCTTGCAAATTGAGACATTGATCTATGCTTGCCAG AGACATCTTCAACACCTACCTAATGGTGCTAGGGCAGGATTTTTTATTGGAGATGGAGCTGGTATAGGTAAAGGTCGAACTATTGCAGGGCTAATTTGGGAGAATTGGCACCATGGAAGGAGGAAAGCATT GTGGATTTCTGTTGGTTCAGACTTGAAGTTTGATGCAAGAAGAGACTTAGATGATGTGGAAGCAACCTGCATTGATG TGCATGCTTTGAACAAACTGCCTTATTCTAAGCTTGATTCAAAGTCTGTTGGGGTCAGGGAGGGAGTTGTTTTCTTGACATACAATAGTCTCATAGCATCCTCTGAGAAAGGTCGTTCACGTCTCCAACAGCTTGTGCAGTGGTGTGGACCAGGGTTTGACGGTCTTGTAATTTTTGATGAG TGTCACAAAGCGAAAAATTTGGTCCCTGAATCTGGAAGTCAGCCAACACGAACCGGAGAAGCGGTTCTTGAAATTCAG GACCGGCTACCTGATGCTCGTGTTGTTTATTGCTCTGCTACTGGTGCATCAGAACCTCGCAATATGGGTTATATGGTTCGCCTTGGTCTTTGGGGAGATGGGACCTCTTTCTCTGATTTCCGTGAATTTCTAG GTGCTCTTGACAGAGGGGGTGTTGGAGCTCTAGAACTAGTTGCCATGGACATGAAAGCAAG GGGGATGTATTTATGTCGGACACTTAGCTACAAAGGTGCTGAGTTTGAGGTTATCGAAGCACCACTTGAAGATGAAATGATG GATATGTATAAAAAGGCAGCAGAATTTTGGGCAGAATTGCGTGTAGAGTTACTAACGGCAAGTGCCTTCCTGAATGATAAAGATAAACCTAATTCTAGTCAGCTTTGGAGATTATACTGGGCAAGTCACCAG CGTTTCTTTAGACATATGTGTATGTCTGCAAAAGTTCCTGCTACTGTTAGACTTGCAAAACAAGCTTTAAGTGAGGATAAGTGTGTGGTCATTGGTCTTCAGAGTACAGGAGAGGCAAGAACAGAGGAAGCTGTGACAAGATAC GGTTCTGAACTTGATGATTTTGTTTCGGGACCTCGAGAATTGCTGCTTAAATTTGTGGAAGAAAATTACCCATTACCAGAAAAACCTGAACTTCTTCCAG GGGAGGATGGGGTAAAGGAGCTCCAAAGGAAGAGGCACTCGGCAACACCTGGTGTTTCAGTAAAAGGAAGGGTCCGAAAAGTTGCCAAATGGCAACCTCCAAGCGATGTTGAAAGTGATGAAGAATCTGAAA GTGAATCGGCTATTGATTCCACAGATTCTGACGATGAGTTTCAGATATGCGAAATTTGCACTACTGAGGAT GAAAAGAAAAAACTATTGCGGTGTTCCTGCTGTGGTAAATTAATTCATTCAGCTTGCTTGGTGCCACCAATTGGTGATATAGTGCCTGAAGAGTGGTCGTGCCATTTGTGCAAGGAAAAAACTGATGAATATCTTCAAGCAAGACAAGCATACATATTGGAACTCCAAAAGAG GTATGATGCTGCCTTGGAACGCAAGACAAATATATTAGAGATCATTCGTTCTTTAGATCTTCCAAATAATCCtttggatgatattattgaccaG CTAGGAGGCCCTGAAAAGGTTGCTGAAGTGACAGGAAGGAGAGGAATGCTTGTGAGGGCATCTACTGGGAAGGGTGTAACCTACCAGGCTCGCAATAC AAAGGATGTCACTATGGAGATGGTTAACATGCATGAAAGACAGCTCTTTATGGATGGTAAAAAGTTAGTTGCTATTATATCAGAAGCTGGATCAGCTGGTGTTTCCTTGCAGGCAGACAGACGAGCTGCAAATCAG aaaagaagggTTCATTTAACTTTGGAACTTCCATGGAGTGCTGATCGAGCAATTCAGCAGTTTGGAAGAACTCATCGTTCAAATCAAGCTTCAGCACCTGAATATCG GTTACTCTTTACTAATCTTGGTGGAGAACGACGATTTGCATCAATTGTTGCCAAGAGATTAGAATCTCTTGGTGCTTTGACTCAAGGGGACCGCAG AGCTGGACCTACATTAAGTGCTTATAATTACGATAGTGCTTATGGAAAACGGGCACTCATGATTATGTACAAAGGAATAATGGATCAG GATTCTTTGCCTGTAGTACCTCAAGGATGTTCATCTGACAAACCAGAAACTATTCAAGATTTTATTAATCATGCAAAAGCTGCTCTTGTATCTGTTGGAATAGTTAGGGACACAACTATTG CTAATGGTAAAGAGCTTGGAAGGTTGTCTGGTCGCATTATCGATTCAGATATGCATGATGTTGGACGATTTCTCAATCGGCTTCTGGGACTACCTCCTGAGATTCAGAATAA GTTATTTGAGTTATTCGTTAGTATCTTGGATCTTCTCGTTCAGAATGCTCGCATTGAGGGTAACCTTGACACAGGCATTGTTGACTTGAAAGCTAACATCATTGAACTACAAGGGACACCAAAG ACAGTACATGTTGATCAGATGACTGGGGCTTCAACTGTTCTATTTACATTCATCTTGGATCGGGGAATCACGTGGGAG TCAGCTAGCACCATGTTGAATGAAAAGCAGAAGGATGGGCTTGGTTCATCTAATGATGGGTTTTATGAGTCCAAGAGGGAGTGGCTGGGAAAACGACATTTCATTCTCGCATTTGAAAG TTCTGCTTCGGGTATGTACAAAATAGTTCGCCCTGCTGTTGGAGAATCAATTCG AGAGATGTCTCTGTCagaactaaaaaataaatatagaaaaattTCATCGATAGAGAAGGCTCAGACTGGTTGGGAAGATGAATATGAAGTTTCATCTAAGCAG TGCATGCATGGTCCCAATTGTAAGATAGGTACTTTCTGCACAGTAGGCAGAAGATTGCAGGAAGTAAATGTCTTGGGCGGCCTCATTCTTCCTGTTTGGGGAACCGTTGAAAAGGCCCTGTCTAAGCAG GCTCGTCTAAGCCATAGGAGGCTACGTGTTGTACGCATTGAAACTACTGGGGATAACCAGCGTATTGTTGGACTTCTTGTTCCTAATGCAGCAGTTGAAACTGTGCTTCAAG GTTTAGCATGGGTTCAAGAAATCGATGATTGA